The following are encoded together in the Myxococcales bacterium genome:
- a CDS encoding Uma2 family endonuclease: MASAALNLPAISWDEFLALDWPHEWAEGVAYAMGATTPRHAQLCARLAGQLSVRGECSAYAAGLVVYVTELDRAFLPDLTIVCGAPVEAAGKPGAVTNPTVVFEVLSPSTQAHDRTTKLDAYQRLASLEAYVIVHQEGVRAELYRRTPEGAWTSEERTSGMLDLPRGLRIDLDELSR, from the coding sequence ATGGCAAGCGCAGCTCTGAACCTGCCGGCGATCAGCTGGGACGAGTTTTTGGCGCTCGACTGGCCCCACGAGTGGGCGGAGGGAGTCGCCTACGCGATGGGCGCAACAACGCCGCGCCATGCGCAGCTCTGCGCGCGCCTTGCGGGCCAGCTTTCCGTTCGCGGCGAGTGCTCCGCATACGCGGCTGGGCTAGTCGTGTATGTCACTGAGCTCGACCGCGCCTTCCTGCCGGATCTCACCATCGTTTGTGGCGCACCCGTCGAAGCCGCGGGCAAGCCCGGTGCCGTCACCAATCCGACGGTCGTATTCGAAGTGCTGAGCCCGAGCACGCAAGCTCACGACCGCACTACCAAGCTCGATGCCTACCAGCGGCTGGCGTCGCTCGAAGCGTACGTGATCGTGCATCAAGAGGGCGTCCGGGCGGAACTCTACCGGCGCACACCCGAGGGCGCCTGGACGTCCGAGGAAAGAACGAGCGGCATGCTGGACCTGCCGAGGGGACTGCGGATCGATCTCGACGAGCTATCGCGCTGA
- a CDS encoding type II toxin-antitoxin system VapC family toxin — protein sequence MPTVEAIVLDTHVWLDVAVGRGRVARRIMRKLERAGEAGVLYVAAITPWEIAMLARAGKLRVSGPLLGWLVGALAATQTAVAPLEPEVAVDAVELPAWQHGDPADRLIVATARRLDATLVTRDAAILDYADEMKGVRAVEPS from the coding sequence ATGCCGACCGTTGAGGCGATCGTCCTCGACACCCACGTCTGGCTCGACGTTGCGGTCGGGCGCGGGCGGGTCGCGCGCCGCATCATGCGCAAGTTGGAGCGCGCGGGGGAGGCCGGCGTCCTTTACGTCGCCGCGATCACGCCATGGGAAATCGCGATGCTCGCTCGCGCCGGAAAGCTCAGAGTTTCAGGCCCGCTGCTCGGCTGGCTCGTCGGAGCATTGGCGGCGACCCAAACTGCCGTGGCGCCGCTCGAACCGGAAGTGGCGGTCGATGCAGTGGAGCTTCCTGCGTGGCAGCACGGCGACCCCGCTGATCGATTGATCGTCGCCACGGCCCGGCGCCTGGACGCGACCCTCGTCACCCGGGATGCCGCCATCCTGGACTACGCCGACGAGATGAAGGGTGTGCGGGCCGTCGAGCCGAGTTGA
- a CDS encoding type II toxin-antitoxin system prevent-host-death family antitoxin gives MDRVAETGEPLEVTKRGKVLVRLVPARARNPRPIFGAARESILHLAPDEELFSTGVVWNADR, from the coding sequence ATGGATCGGGTGGCCGAGACCGGGGAGCCACTGGAGGTCACCAAGCGTGGCAAGGTCTTGGTTCGACTCGTGCCAGCGCGAGCGCGAAACCCACGACCGATCTTCGGTGCCGCGCGGGAGTCGATCCTCCATCTCGCGCCCGACGAGGAGCTGTTCTCGACCGGAGTGGTCTGGAATGCCGACCGTTGA
- a CDS encoding acyl-CoA dehydrogenase family protein, translating into MASEPMSLDVLSALDDHLTEDEILVRNAVRRFVRERFLPRAGELFENEEFPMELIPEIAELGLLGAGLEGYGCAGMSAVQYGLILQELEYGDGGLRSFVSVQGSLAMYAIWAYGSEEQKTKYLPKMAKAEIIGCFGLTEPDSGSDPGSMTTRARKDGNEWVISGTKMWITNSPIAQLAVVWAKVDDGGAESIRGFIVERGTKGFETPKIHGKMSLRASVTGEIVLDECRVPAENMLPNGMGLKAPLGCLTQARFGIAWGALGAAKACFESTVDYARTRIQFGVPIASKQLIQQQFAEMGSEIVKGDILALHFGRIKEKKKKLRPEQVSLCKRNNVRVALETARTCRSILGGNGILLEYPAIRHMLNLESVYTYEGTHEVHTLVLGKAFTGINAF; encoded by the coding sequence ATGGCAAGCGAACCCATGTCGCTCGATGTCCTGTCCGCCCTCGACGACCACCTGACCGAGGACGAAATCTTGGTGCGCAACGCGGTGCGGCGCTTCGTCCGCGAGCGCTTCCTGCCCCGAGCCGGCGAGCTGTTCGAAAATGAAGAGTTCCCGATGGAGCTCATCCCGGAAATCGCCGAGCTCGGCCTGCTCGGCGCGGGGCTCGAGGGCTACGGCTGCGCCGGCATGAGCGCCGTCCAGTACGGGCTCATCCTGCAAGAGCTCGAGTACGGTGACGGCGGCCTCCGGAGCTTCGTCAGCGTGCAAGGCTCCCTCGCGATGTACGCGATCTGGGCCTACGGCAGCGAGGAGCAGAAAACGAAGTACTTACCGAAGATGGCCAAGGCCGAGATCATCGGCTGCTTTGGCCTGACGGAGCCCGACAGCGGCTCCGATCCCGGCTCGATGACCACGCGCGCCCGCAAGGACGGCAACGAGTGGGTCATCAGCGGCACGAAGATGTGGATCACGAACTCCCCCATCGCGCAGCTCGCTGTGGTGTGGGCGAAGGTCGACGACGGCGGCGCCGAGTCGATCCGAGGGTTCATCGTGGAGCGCGGCACCAAAGGCTTCGAGACCCCGAAGATCCACGGCAAGATGAGCCTGCGCGCCAGCGTGACCGGCGAGATCGTGCTGGACGAGTGCCGCGTGCCGGCCGAGAACATGCTGCCGAACGGCATGGGCCTGAAGGCGCCGCTCGGCTGCCTGACGCAGGCGCGCTTCGGCATCGCGTGGGGCGCACTCGGCGCGGCCAAGGCGTGTTTCGAGTCGACGGTGGACTACGCCCGCACGCGCATCCAGTTCGGCGTGCCGATCGCGTCGAAGCAGCTGATCCAGCAGCAGTTCGCCGAGATGGGCAGTGAAATTGTCAAGGGTGACATCCTGGCGCTGCACTTCGGGCGCATCAAAGAGAAGAAGAAGAAGCTCCGCCCCGAGCAGGTCTCCCTGTGCAAGCGCAACAACGTGCGCGTGGCCCTCGAGACCGCCCGCACCTGCCGCAGCATCCTCGGCGGCAACGGCATCCTGCTCGAGTACCCCGCCATCCGCCACATGCTGAACCTCGAGAGCGTCTACACCTACGAAGGCACGCACGAGGTGCACACGTTGGTGTTGGGGAAGGCGTTCACGGGGATCAACGCGTTTTGA
- a CDS encoding L,D-transpeptidase: MAHASRSVTFALALAGLSFASCLVDGRFAVGHELARQLPRAQRFVKLAIARIPERAAPEPAPAPEDDTRAIAAGDTRPASFKTGDVLSGAESEGDGADGMAMNPSAAPDAGQLGATSKETFVYASPSWRAKKIGYLRGGAIVKRSPEPVSTAGCKDGWYRIAPLGFVCVGKHATLDLSHPLVTATARRPDRHAPMPYAYGMSAFPTPPLYTKVPSAGEQRKVEQDLVHHARQKPDTLWDDVPFEPVPEMIDGGRQVMAWNGVRHSPGSLYTGRAVPKSGFAFLDFFQVEGRSFGLSVDLDVIPLDRMRRVEPSTFHGLALDEKVTLPVVFVMSKNAKLYSGDPRKGPLVGDRALGFREAVPVTALRVQRGGARYSETTDGLWLKEEAIVRVEPMRNRPGWATDGRTWVDVSILKQSLVAYSGDKPVYVTLVSTGADGLGDPKDTHSTVRGQFLIHTKHVTATMSGDELGDEFDLRDVPYVQYFQEGYAFHAAYWHDSFGRPKSHGCVNLSPLDARWLFHWSDPPVPQGWHGAMSLREGSLVHIHP; encoded by the coding sequence ATGGCCCACGCCTCCCGCAGCGTCACTTTCGCGCTCGCCCTCGCCGGGCTGTCCTTCGCGAGCTGTCTCGTGGACGGTCGCTTCGCGGTCGGGCACGAGCTCGCGCGGCAGCTGCCCCGCGCACAGCGCTTCGTGAAGCTGGCGATCGCGCGCATCCCGGAGCGTGCCGCGCCGGAGCCAGCGCCCGCGCCGGAGGACGATACGAGAGCGATCGCGGCGGGGGACACACGGCCTGCGAGCTTCAAGACCGGTGACGTGCTCTCCGGGGCAGAGTCCGAAGGCGATGGCGCCGATGGCATGGCGATGAATCCGAGCGCCGCGCCGGACGCGGGTCAGCTCGGCGCCACGTCCAAAGAGACCTTCGTCTACGCATCACCGAGTTGGCGCGCCAAGAAGATCGGTTACCTGCGAGGCGGCGCGATCGTGAAGCGCTCGCCGGAGCCCGTCTCGACTGCCGGCTGCAAGGACGGCTGGTATCGCATCGCGCCGCTCGGCTTCGTCTGTGTCGGCAAACACGCCACGCTGGATCTCAGCCACCCGCTGGTGACGGCGACGGCGCGGCGTCCCGATCGCCACGCGCCCATGCCCTACGCCTACGGCATGTCGGCCTTTCCGACGCCCCCGCTCTACACCAAGGTCCCGAGCGCCGGCGAGCAGCGCAAGGTCGAGCAAGATCTCGTTCACCACGCGCGGCAGAAGCCCGACACACTGTGGGATGACGTGCCCTTCGAGCCCGTGCCCGAGATGATCGACGGCGGCCGGCAGGTGATGGCGTGGAACGGCGTGCGCCACTCGCCGGGCAGCCTGTACACCGGGCGCGCGGTGCCCAAGAGCGGCTTTGCGTTCCTGGATTTCTTTCAGGTCGAAGGCCGGAGCTTCGGGCTCAGCGTGGATCTGGACGTGATCCCCCTCGACCGCATGCGCCGCGTCGAGCCGAGCACCTTTCACGGCCTCGCGCTCGACGAAAAAGTCACCTTGCCGGTGGTGTTCGTGATGTCGAAGAATGCCAAGCTCTACTCCGGCGACCCGCGGAAGGGGCCGCTGGTCGGGGACCGCGCGCTGGGTTTCCGAGAGGCGGTGCCGGTCACGGCGCTCCGGGTGCAACGGGGGGGCGCTCGGTATTCCGAGACGACGGACGGACTGTGGCTGAAGGAGGAGGCCATCGTGCGCGTCGAGCCGATGCGGAATCGTCCCGGCTGGGCCACCGACGGTCGCACCTGGGTCGACGTCTCGATCCTCAAGCAATCCCTGGTGGCGTACTCGGGCGACAAGCCCGTGTACGTGACGCTGGTCTCGACCGGCGCCGACGGACTCGGCGATCCGAAGGACACACACTCGACCGTTCGCGGGCAGTTCCTGATCCACACCAAACACGTGACCGCCACCATGAGCGGGGACGAGCTCGGCGACGAGTTCGATCTGCGCGACGTGCCGTACGTGCAGTATTTCCAGGAAGGCTACGCGTTCCACGCCGCGTATTGGCATGACTCGTTCGGTCGACCGAAGAGCCACGGCTGCGTGAATCTCTCACCGCTGGACGCCCGCTGGTTGTTTCACTGGTCGGACCCGCCGGTGCCACAAGGGTGGCACGGTGCCATGAGCCTGCGCGAAGGCTCGCTGGTCCACATCCACCCCTGA
- a CDS encoding cation:proton antiporter, which translates to MPHDFDLILTLAGGLAAALLLGFVTQRLKLSPIVGYLLAGVAVGPFTPGFVAHGGISEQFAELGVILLLFGVGLHFHLNELLAVRRVVLPGALVQIGLATAGGYFVTRAFGWGSGAAVVFGLSISIASTVVLLRVLSDADVLHMAAGHIAVGWLIVQDLVMVLALVMLPIVAGQAPGGGTHGLLVSAGLAVVKIVFLVAFTLIVGKRVIPALLGYVAKTRSRELFTLTVLVLALGIAVGSAKLFGASMALGAFLAGMVVGQSEFATRAASEALPMRDAFAVLFFVSMGMLFDPAAVVPNLGLTAATLGLVLLGTPLVTFGMMLARGQSAKNAVSVALGMAQIGEFSFIVAALGRQLGLLPERATQALVAVSMICITLNPLLYRLVPPISRWIDARMRRPLERANEPTSLLDRSHRTIVIGYGPVGRTLSKLLIANQIEPTVVELNHETVNRLNKQGIRAIFGDATQAAVLEEAGVRTAGSLVFAASGSPGSVIRQARDLNAEITILARTTYVGEVASLRRAGADTVVSAEGEVALAMATHLLGALGASADQLDRERDRARAELGDGTDPQAAAKDGA; encoded by the coding sequence ATGCCTCACGATTTCGATCTGATCCTGACCCTCGCTGGCGGCCTCGCAGCAGCGCTGCTTCTGGGCTTCGTCACCCAGAGGCTGAAGCTCTCGCCCATCGTGGGGTACCTGCTGGCGGGGGTGGCCGTCGGTCCGTTCACTCCGGGGTTCGTCGCACACGGCGGGATCAGTGAGCAGTTCGCCGAGCTCGGCGTGATCTTGTTGCTGTTCGGCGTAGGGCTGCACTTTCACTTGAACGAGCTGCTCGCGGTGCGCCGTGTGGTGCTCCCCGGCGCGCTGGTGCAGATCGGTCTGGCGACCGCCGGTGGGTATTTCGTGACGCGAGCCTTCGGCTGGGGGTCGGGGGCGGCCGTGGTGTTCGGTCTCAGTATCTCCATCGCGAGCACCGTCGTGCTCCTGCGTGTGCTCTCGGATGCCGACGTGCTGCACATGGCCGCGGGCCACATCGCCGTGGGCTGGCTGATCGTGCAGGACCTGGTGATGGTCCTGGCGTTGGTGATGTTGCCCATCGTCGCGGGCCAAGCCCCGGGCGGTGGAACCCACGGACTGCTCGTGTCCGCGGGGCTCGCGGTGGTGAAGATCGTGTTCCTGGTCGCCTTCACGCTGATCGTGGGCAAGCGCGTCATCCCCGCGTTGCTCGGCTACGTCGCCAAGACCCGCTCCCGAGAGCTGTTCACCCTCACGGTGCTGGTGCTGGCCCTAGGCATCGCCGTGGGCTCCGCCAAGTTGTTCGGCGCGTCCATGGCCTTGGGTGCCTTTCTGGCCGGGATGGTCGTTGGCCAGTCCGAGTTCGCCACTCGCGCGGCGTCCGAGGCGTTGCCGATGCGCGACGCCTTCGCGGTGCTCTTCTTCGTGTCGATGGGAATGCTGTTCGACCCGGCCGCCGTGGTGCCCAACCTCGGGCTCACCGCGGCCACGCTCGGGCTGGTGCTGCTCGGCACGCCGCTCGTGACCTTCGGCATGATGCTCGCCCGAGGGCAGTCCGCGAAGAACGCAGTGTCCGTCGCGCTCGGCATGGCACAGATCGGTGAGTTCTCTTTCATCGTGGCAGCGCTCGGGCGGCAGCTCGGCCTCTTGCCCGAGCGCGCGACGCAGGCTCTGGTGGCGGTGTCCATGATCTGCATCACGCTGAACCCGCTGCTCTACCGGCTGGTGCCGCCTATTTCGCGGTGGATCGACGCACGCATGCGCCGTCCGCTCGAGCGCGCGAACGAGCCGACTTCGCTGCTGGACCGCTCACACCGCACCATCGTCATCGGCTACGGCCCGGTCGGTCGTACCCTGTCGAAGCTCCTGATCGCAAATCAGATCGAGCCGACCGTGGTGGAGCTGAACCACGAGACGGTGAACCGACTGAACAAGCAAGGCATCCGCGCGATCTTCGGCGACGCGACCCAGGCTGCCGTGCTGGAGGAAGCTGGGGTTCGCACCGCGGGCAGCCTGGTGTTTGCCGCCTCCGGTTCGCCGGGCTCCGTGATCCGGCAGGCCCGGGACCTCAACGCCGAAATCACCATCTTGGCCCGCACCACGTATGTCGGTGAGGTCGCGTCGCTGCGCCGCGCGGGCGCTGATACCGTGGTATCTGCGGAGGGTGAGGTGGCGTTGGCGATGGCCACGCACCTACTTGGCGCGCTGGGAGCCAGCGCCGACCAGCTCGACCGCGAGCGCGACCGAGCGCGGGCAGAGCTCGGGGACGGGACTGACCCGCAAGCCGCCGCCAAAGACGGAGCGTAA
- a CDS encoding SUMF1/EgtB/PvdO family nonheme iron enzyme: protein MAARDPLGISGELIADKYMVEHAVGEGGFAVVYRAQHNIWKKPVAIKFFSELSSVPVDQREEMQQSFIDEGSMLNQLSTQTAAIVQARDVGFYTTPEGRWMPYMVLEWLEGRPLEDLIVSETKQGRARFTMQEVLRLLGPVAAALDVAHAHGIAHRDVKPPNIFVLGDDPRNGAVTVKILDFGVAKMITDNTQMKAALAKTGTNITSFTPQYGAPEQFSRSYGATGPWTDVFALALVVVEMLIGKPALDGGDLVQLAFSAGHPDNRPTPRRLGCDVSDGVEAVLEKALAVQPTARFARASEFWGALEAAAAGSTRVTGAEAMSATMAMPESLRAAITPIQPARTQPALSRPGDAITMDPATVTPASLQPAKKSSAGLIVGAVIGVLVLGGGAFFGMRAMGKKSEDPGAGGPTASGMPSPAPSASALREPKVNACPDAMFKIPAGQFYMGSDDKAAGDNQKPAHNVSLDAFCMDATEVTVEAYLGCSSTGGCRRLKPEVMYSGMARAEEKAFLPLCNVDADDRKMHPMNCISWRDADTFCRKNDKRLPTEAEWEFATRGPDGRIYPWGDDKPTVAHLNACDLDCQKWSKAAGVGVLVLFEKDSDGFAATAPVGKFPKGDSRFGPKDVVGNVWEWVSDWEAPYTAEEQKNPTGSASGEKKIIRGGAWNGAREEWLHPSFRFAAEPDRRHPGIGFRCAKSP, encoded by the coding sequence ATGGCGGCACGCGACCCGTTGGGAATTTCCGGCGAGCTCATCGCTGACAAATACATGGTGGAGCACGCCGTGGGCGAGGGCGGGTTCGCGGTCGTCTACCGAGCGCAGCACAACATCTGGAAGAAACCCGTCGCCATCAAGTTCTTCAGTGAGCTGTCGAGCGTGCCGGTCGATCAGCGGGAGGAGATGCAGCAGTCCTTCATCGACGAAGGCTCGATGTTGAATCAGCTGTCGACGCAGACCGCGGCCATCGTTCAAGCCCGCGACGTCGGATTTTACACCACGCCCGAGGGGCGCTGGATGCCGTACATGGTGCTCGAGTGGCTCGAAGGCCGACCGCTCGAGGACCTGATCGTGTCGGAGACGAAGCAGGGGCGCGCGCGCTTCACGATGCAGGAGGTCCTGCGCCTCCTGGGTCCGGTTGCTGCTGCACTCGACGTCGCGCATGCCCACGGCATTGCTCACCGCGACGTGAAACCGCCGAACATCTTCGTGCTGGGTGACGACCCGCGCAACGGCGCAGTGACGGTCAAGATCTTGGACTTTGGCGTCGCCAAGATGATCACCGACAACACCCAGATGAAGGCCGCGCTCGCCAAGACCGGCACCAACATCACGTCGTTCACTCCGCAGTACGGCGCGCCGGAGCAGTTCAGCCGCAGCTACGGCGCAACCGGTCCCTGGACGGACGTGTTCGCGCTGGCGCTGGTCGTGGTCGAGATGCTGATCGGCAAGCCCGCGCTGGACGGCGGGGATCTGGTCCAGCTGGCGTTTTCTGCCGGGCACCCGGACAACCGCCCCACCCCGCGCCGCCTGGGCTGTGACGTCAGCGACGGCGTCGAAGCCGTGCTCGAAAAGGCGCTCGCGGTGCAACCCACGGCGCGCTTCGCCCGGGCATCGGAGTTCTGGGGCGCGCTCGAGGCAGCGGCAGCAGGCAGCACTCGCGTGACGGGCGCCGAGGCCATGTCCGCGACGATGGCGATGCCCGAGTCCCTGCGCGCTGCCATCACGCCGATCCAGCCGGCGCGCACCCAGCCGGCGCTGAGCCGGCCCGGGGATGCCATCACCATGGACCCTGCGACGGTGACCCCAGCCAGCCTCCAGCCGGCGAAGAAGTCGAGCGCGGGGCTCATCGTGGGTGCGGTCATTGGTGTGCTGGTGCTCGGTGGCGGAGCGTTTTTCGGGATGCGAGCCATGGGAAAAAAGAGCGAAGACCCTGGCGCCGGCGGCCCCACCGCGTCGGGGATGCCCTCGCCAGCACCCTCGGCCAGCGCATTGCGCGAACCCAAAGTCAACGCCTGCCCCGACGCCATGTTCAAGATCCCCGCCGGTCAGTTCTACATGGGCTCGGACGACAAGGCCGCGGGCGACAACCAGAAGCCCGCGCACAACGTGTCGCTCGACGCGTTCTGCATGGACGCAACCGAGGTCACGGTCGAGGCCTACCTCGGTTGCAGCAGCACGGGGGGCTGCCGCCGGCTCAAGCCGGAGGTCATGTACTCGGGCATGGCGCGCGCCGAAGAGAAGGCGTTCCTGCCGCTCTGCAACGTCGACGCGGACGACCGCAAGATGCACCCGATGAACTGCATTTCGTGGCGCGACGCCGACACGTTCTGCCGCAAGAACGACAAACGCCTGCCCACCGAGGCCGAGTGGGAGTTCGCGACGCGTGGCCCCGATGGGCGCATTTACCCCTGGGGCGACGACAAACCGACGGTGGCGCATCTGAACGCCTGCGATCTCGACTGTCAGAAGTGGTCCAAGGCGGCTGGCGTGGGTGTCTTGGTGTTGTTCGAAAAGGACAGCGACGGTTTTGCCGCGACCGCGCCGGTCGGCAAGTTTCCCAAGGGGGACTCGCGCTTTGGCCCGAAAGACGTGGTCGGAAACGTCTGGGAGTGGGTCTCGGATTGGGAGGCGCCCTACACCGCGGAGGAGCAGAAGAACCCCACCGGCAGCGCCAGCGGCGAGAAGAAGATCATCCGCGGCGGCGCCTGGAACGGTGCGCGGGAAGAGTGGCTGCACCCGAGCTTTCGCTTCGCAGCGGAGCCAGATCGCCGCCATCCGGGCATTGGCTTTCGCTGCGCCAAGAGCCCGTGA
- a CDS encoding putative DNA-binding domain-containing protein — MPEALELAMADLVFGPGFAPDDEAAIGNWLRTNGVGEDDARAIKEQGLERLLVYRTLVRGTLREALECAIPRTMARLGAVFDEYFDRYLAEVAPRSHYLRDVTPELLAFCQPLWPADPRVPAWSMDLARHESVQIDVASELARPLAHEPGELSLELPLRFIEAVRLMRYEYAVHRLNDDLDDRTPPAHEPTALLVYRSPEHEVRYLEQSPLAADILERLLAGQPLGNALQTACETRTIELDQKVVEGTATLLADLAERGALLGSRQMEEE, encoded by the coding sequence TTGCCCGAAGCGCTTGAGCTCGCCATGGCCGATCTGGTGTTCGGCCCAGGGTTCGCGCCGGACGACGAGGCGGCGATCGGCAACTGGCTCCGGACGAACGGAGTCGGCGAGGACGACGCCCGCGCGATCAAGGAGCAGGGGCTGGAGCGCTTGCTCGTCTACCGAACGCTCGTCCGCGGCACCCTGCGCGAAGCGCTCGAGTGCGCCATCCCTCGGACGATGGCGCGTCTGGGAGCGGTGTTCGACGAGTACTTCGACCGCTACCTGGCGGAGGTTGCCCCACGCTCACACTACCTGCGAGATGTGACCCCGGAGCTGCTCGCCTTCTGCCAACCGCTGTGGCCCGCGGATCCGCGCGTACCGGCCTGGAGCATGGATCTAGCGCGCCACGAGTCGGTTCAGATCGACGTTGCGTCGGAGCTCGCGCGTCCGCTCGCGCACGAGCCGGGTGAGCTGTCTCTCGAGTTGCCCTTGCGCTTCATCGAAGCCGTGAGGCTCATGCGCTACGAGTACGCGGTCCATCGCCTGAACGACGACCTGGACGACCGCACGCCGCCGGCTCACGAGCCGACCGCGCTGTTGGTCTATCGGAGTCCCGAGCACGAGGTGCGCTACCTCGAACAGAGCCCGCTTGCCGCCGACATCCTCGAGCGCCTGCTCGCCGGCCAGCCTCTCGGCAATGCCCTTCAAACGGCCTGCGAGACACGAACAATCGAGCTCGATCAGAAGGTAGTCGAGGGAACGGCGACACTTCTGGCAGACTTGGCCGAGCGCGGCGCGCTGCTCGGCTCGCGACAGATGGAGGAAGAGTAG
- a CDS encoding DUF692 domain-containing protein, with amino-acid sequence MPNRGRKPLGVGLGLRWEFLEEVLDGPPLNVAFFEVSPENYMRRGGYYPAALRRIAERYPVVTHGLTLSLGASEAPAAEYLTELRAETESIGTPWHSDHLCLASVGSRILHELVPLAQTRANAVRAAERVQRTRDHLGIPMLVENISWYAHPGHRQVAEADFISEVLERADAGLLLDVNNVWVNAQNHGFDPRVFITSLPLERVREIHIAGHTRTTSGLILDTHGAPVIDPVIELLEWTLERTGPVPVLLERDNHVPELSELLAEVERLAEVYARATRAKEAPVARSA; translated from the coding sequence ATGCCGAACAGAGGGCGCAAGCCGCTCGGCGTTGGCCTCGGCTTGCGCTGGGAGTTCCTCGAAGAGGTCCTCGACGGTCCGCCCCTGAACGTCGCGTTCTTCGAGGTCAGCCCGGAGAACTACATGCGCCGCGGGGGTTATTACCCGGCGGCGCTCCGACGCATCGCGGAGCGTTACCCGGTGGTGACGCACGGGTTGACGCTCTCGCTGGGCGCGAGCGAGGCGCCGGCCGCGGAATATCTGACGGAGCTTCGCGCCGAGACCGAGTCCATCGGAACCCCCTGGCACAGCGATCATCTGTGCCTGGCCAGCGTCGGGTCCCGCATCCTGCACGAGCTGGTGCCACTCGCGCAGACCCGGGCGAACGCGGTGCGCGCGGCCGAACGCGTGCAGCGGACTCGAGATCATCTGGGCATCCCCATGCTGGTGGAGAACATCAGCTGGTACGCCCACCCCGGACACCGGCAAGTTGCCGAGGCCGACTTCATCTCGGAGGTGCTGGAGCGGGCCGATGCGGGGCTGTTGCTCGACGTGAACAACGTCTGGGTGAACGCCCAAAATCACGGCTTCGATCCGCGGGTCTTCATCACTTCCCTGCCCCTCGAGCGGGTACGAGAGATCCACATCGCCGGTCACACTCGTACAACGTCCGGCTTGATCCTCGACACCCACGGCGCGCCCGTCATCGATCCCGTGATCGAGCTGCTCGAATGGACCCTCGAGCGCACCGGCCCGGTGCCCGTGCTGCTCGAACGCGACAACCACGTGCCCGAGCTGTCGGAGCTCCTGGCCGAGGTCGAGCGTTTGGCCGAGGTCTACGCCCGGGCAACTCGCGCAAAGGAGGCCCCCGTTGCCCGAAGCGCTTGA